TGCTGCCAGAGTTTCCCAAGGGAACCTCCATCCCACAGCCCTTCAGGGCCATCACACTCACTCACATCAGCCATCATCGAAATAGTGGCCACGCTGGGAAGAACAGGAGTCCTGAACTAGAAGGTGGTCTTCAAACCATGGCGTACCGGTTTATATATATTACAGATAGATAAATTAAGAGGTCTATATGTATACAAAATCTCTCAAAGAGGAATGAATTCCATTCTGTCATGCCAGATATTTGTCAGAAACTTGAAAACGAAGGTGGTTTTCAGCGGAGCTGGTATTAAAAATAGAAGGTATTTATACACAGGCCCTGCTTCTCTCATGGCCATGAAATCCTCTGGTGTTGTCAGGGCCCCTGGGCAACCTCAGCACCCCCACAGGTAACCCATCTGCAGTCTGCATCTTCCGAGAGAGCAGGGGACTCACACCAGGGCTTTTCTCCTGGGTCCCCATCTCGGCTTGGCGGCGCCTCCGGACCCAGGGGCTGCCAGAGGGAGTGACGCTGCTGTCAGAGGAATAATCCATACATTTGCGGAAGATCTCAGGGCTGGTGCTGCAGTTCAGTCTACCTTCCTCCGCCAGTGGGGACTTTCTGGAAACGCCTTTGCGTTGGGCCAAGGGGCTGCTCCAAGGACTTGTGCACGGGGAGGCATTTGGACTCAGAAAGAGATTCTGGTGGCCAGAAGGGCTGAGCTTGTTGGTGGCCATGTGCCGTCGGCCCGCCATAGGGGACGTGGGGTTGCTCTCGGGGTCAGAGGAGCTGTTGGCAGAAGACTCATCACCCATGTACTGAAGCTCCTCCACTCTCTTGTTCAGGGACTTGTTCAGGTGGATGCTCGCAGTGGGCTCCTCGtcatgatttttgtctttggcaGGTTTCTTTTTGGGTGGCTTCATACCAATCAGGACAGCTTTCATGTTCTCTTTGCCCTGAGATTCTGTGATCATGAACTCATGGGCTTTGATAGCTGCTTCCACCTCCTCGAACTCCACAATGGCACACTCCTGGGTCCCCACTTGGCTGTAGCGGCTGCTGATCCTCCGGATGTCAGGGGGCAGCTCTCTCCCAGGTTTGAGGATCCGCACTGACGAGATGACTCCAAAAGTCCCAAAAAGCTTGAGCAGGTGTTCCATCACCTTCTCCTGCACCCTGCCATTCTTCTGGGGGGTGGCCAGAGCCCACAGCTTAGGAGACAGGTAGAGATCATAGACCAGGAGCATCTTGCTGGGGAGGTTCTCGTTGGGGAACAGTGGGACGGGGGTGGTCCTCCTCACCTTCCGGTGGTCCTCATTCAACTCAAGGACCACTGAATACTTCAAGGCATGTGCTGTGGTTCTCCAGTCCCGCGTAAGGTGTTTCACCTGCAGAACAGAAAGCAAATCTGAAATAGTATCTAATGCCCTTGTCCATCCTTGTGTACACTATAAGCTCCCTCTCTCACTTCCTTATCCCTGTAACACCAGAATCCCTGTATTCTAGTGTCTAGAATCATACGTAGTATGTGTAAACACTCAAAAATCTAGtcaatgaataagtgaatgaaaacaAGTTCTACAATTTCAAACAAGGGCACCACAGCAGTGTTGTCCAACAGAATTctccatgaaaatggaaatactctATTCTGTGCAAGTTTAGAGGTTAAATTGCAGGCTCTGGAACAAGGCTGTTGTATACACAAATCAAAGACCCACCTCTAGCTTGCAGTAAGACTTAGAAAGTTATTCAACCTCTTAGTGCCTCAACTTGCCCTGGAAAATGGAGATGTTAATagtgcatttattcattcatgcactATTAAAAATAGAAGGTATTTTTAATAGTGGATTCTTTTTTTGAATGTGGATAGTAAAGATCAGAAATGTTGACCACCACTTAGTGGTTAAACAATGTGGGCTCCAAAGCCAGACCACTAGTTTCAAGCCCAACTCTACCAATCTAGCTGTtcagccttgggcaagttaattacCCAagtaaagtctgtttttttctggaataaaatTGAGATAACACCTGAACATTTCTCTTGCACTTGTTGGGCCGTCTCAAAGAGCTGTCCTGAAGATTAAAcgaataaatatatacatgtacatatgtatgtacagaCACATACAAACTCATTTACATATAAAACAGAACAGTGTCTAGCTCACAGTGAGCACTCAATTATCATGTGCtatcattatttcaaatattacGTGTCATCATTTTGATAGGATTTGGAGATTTTAACATTCAAATGCTTCTCTAAAGCAGTATTTCTGCATTTCGGCATTTGATACAGAGAAGGTTCCAAAAGATCTTTCACATTTCACTGCAATATCTCCTGAGAATGACATGAACTATTTCAACTTGAAATTAAATCCAACTTGGGCCTCACTAAGAATGGTGAAAtaatccctccctcctctgttGGTGGAAATTGTGTGTATCAATGTTGTAGTATATGAAAGCTATATTTATACTGTAAAACAGTAATTTTCTAGAGGCCCACTTCCGGTGAAGTGAATGCCAGGGGGAATGAGTCATCCCAAAGAAATAGtgaaggtgggtggggtgggtgaCCTGAGCCCGTAATGGCGAGATCCCCCTAAGTCCTCTGAGAACAGGCCAACATAGCTGCTCTGCAAAAGAACTGGGAACTCCAGGTGCCTCTGAGCATAAAGCAGGAACTTCATGAAATTCAAGAAGGAAAGGCTCACTCACTGAGCAGGATGGGGAAACCCTGGCAGACCCATTACTATACACAGGCTCCTAGAGAGATAGTACTGTCCACTGTAGCCTGCAGCCTCTGGGTGAAATGGCTCAGACTTAGGCTACTAGAAGAACACGGGGCCAAGGGCACAGAGAAGGCGGCCCAGGCCAAGGGTCGGATTTTAGGTGGACAGAGTTGAGGAATCCAGAAAGGGTGAAGCTGATGACTGCAGGTGAGTGTAAGGCTGGGGGAaagccaggcagtggctcactgTGGGGTGAAACATGGTGGAGCCTTCTCCAAAAACAGCTAGGGAGGGAGCACTTGGGagataaaaagagacaatttCCTAAGCCTGAAGCTTGAGCTAGGAGCACCCGGAGAAACTACAGCACTGCCTTACTCAGAAGGCTACAGAAGTCTGTGGGGGACCACATTTCGTTGCAAGAGAAGCAGGCTCTGCAAGGACTGAATATCCCTCCTGAGCCAGAAGCAAGGTCCACTGGAAAATCTCGGTTACAGTCCGAGCATCCTAAGCCTGGGTCCGTGACCATTCATAAGGAAGGTCCAGGTAGCACCTGAGAAAAGGGGCCAGGGAGCTTTCGTCCTTGTGCAATTACTAGAAGAACTCTAAGGTTTCAGAAACATTGTAATTTCCCTGTGTTTTTTACCTTTGTCATGTATGTTTCCCTTTTGTGATTAACAGGAAATCCTTCAGAATGAAAAGGATCTTTGCTCTGATTTTGGAGGTGTTAGGGAGTCTGTCTGTACTCTGCAGCCAGGTTTCAAC
The window above is part of the Macaca fascicularis isolate 582-1 chromosome 7, T2T-MFA8v1.1 genome. Proteins encoded here:
- the LARP6 gene encoding la-related protein 6; this translates as MAQSGREARPGPETAVQIRVAIQEAEDVDELEDEEEGAETRGAGDPARYLSPGWGSASEEEPSRGHSGTTASGGENEREDLEQEWKPPDEELIKKLVDQIEFYFSDENLEKDAFLLKHVRRNKLGYVSVKLLTSFKKVKHLTRDWRTTAHALKYSVVLELNEDHRKVRRTTPVPLFPNENLPSKMLLVYDLYLSPKLWALATPQKNGRVQEKVMEHLLKLFGTFGVISSVRILKPGRELPPDIRRISSRYSQVGTQECAIVEFEEVEAAIKAHEFMITESQGKENMKAVLIGMKPPKKKPAKDKNHDEEPTASIHLNKSLNKRVEELQYMGDESSANSSSDPESNPTSPMAGRRHMATNKLSPSGHQNLFLSPNASPCTSPWSSPLAQRKGVSRKSPLAEEGRLNCSTSPEIFRKCMDYSSDSSVTPSGSPWVRRRRQAEMGTQEKSPGVSPLLSRKMQTADGLPVGVLRLPRGPDNTRGFHGHERSRACV